One Coleofasciculus chthonoplastes PCC 7420 genomic region harbors:
- a CDS encoding CAAD domain-containing protein — protein sequence MEPNPQKSEYTEGNPPEVKTAQADATKSPESKVDVNVDQPGTVAQLPPNNQAKLPAAGQTTDQAWQEWVQPVFDFLSKLPAIISAFYYEYQQAIILIGLVIAGFITVYVTLAVLDAINDIPLLAPIFELVGIGYTIWFIARYLWKAESRQELAQEFDSLKGQLLGKDSTQS from the coding sequence ATGGAACCGAATCCACAAAAATCTGAATATACTGAGGGTAATCCCCCAGAGGTCAAGACGGCTCAAGCCGACGCTACAAAAAGCCCAGAGTCTAAAGTAGATGTCAATGTTGACCAACCTGGGACAGTTGCCCAACTCCCGCCTAATAATCAAGCCAAGCTTCCCGCTGCGGGTCAAACCACGGATCAAGCTTGGCAGGAATGGGTACAGCCTGTGTTTGACTTCCTGTCCAAACTTCCGGCGATAATCAGTGCATTTTATTACGAGTACCAACAAGCCATCATTTTGATTGGGCTAGTGATAGCCGGCTTCATCACCGTGTATGTCACCCTAGCTGTACTGGATGCCATTAACGACATTCCCTTATTAGCCCCAATTTTTGAACTTGTTGGGATTGGTTACACAATCTGGTTTATTGCCCGTTATCTTTGGAAAGCTGAAAGTCGCCAAGAATTGGCTCAAGAGTTTGATTCTCTTAAAGGGCAATTGCTTGGCAAAGACTCGACTCAGAGTTAA
- a CDS encoding 6-pyruvoyl trahydropterin synthase family protein has protein sequence MKCIINRRAQFSASHRYWLPELSEAQNQQQFGRGAQFPGHGHNYVLFVSLEGDLDEYGMVQNLSQVKKVIKQEVTSQLDYAYLNHTWLDFQETLPTTENIARVIWQKLAPYLPLVKIQLFEHPELWADYLGNGMEAYLTISTHFSAAHRLAHPQLSYDQNCEIYGKCARPNGHGHNYHLEVTVKGEIDPRTGMIVDLGALQKVIDDYVVEPFDHTFLNKDIPYFDQVVPTAENIAIYIRQLLQSPIQKLGAKLHKVKLIESPNNSCEVYCTGDTSSVEPDAIASPVLTFV, from the coding sequence ATGAAATGCATCATTAACCGCCGAGCCCAGTTCTCTGCCAGTCATCGCTATTGGTTACCTGAACTGAGTGAAGCTCAAAACCAGCAGCAATTTGGTCGGGGTGCCCAGTTTCCTGGTCATGGACATAATTATGTCCTATTTGTTTCCCTTGAAGGTGACCTAGACGAATACGGTATGGTGCAAAACCTATCGCAAGTCAAAAAAGTGATCAAGCAAGAGGTCACCAGCCAATTGGACTATGCCTATCTGAATCATACTTGGCTAGACTTCCAGGAAACCCTACCTACGACCGAAAACATTGCGCGTGTCATCTGGCAAAAGCTAGCACCTTATTTGCCGCTTGTCAAGATACAGCTATTTGAACATCCAGAACTTTGGGCTGATTATTTAGGAAACGGAATGGAAGCATATCTCACCATATCGACCCACTTTAGCGCCGCTCATCGGCTGGCTCATCCCCAACTCAGTTATGACCAAAACTGTGAAATCTACGGCAAATGCGCTCGTCCCAATGGTCATGGACACAATTATCATTTAGAGGTAACCGTAAAAGGGGAAATTGACCCACGTACTGGGATGATTGTCGATTTGGGAGCCTTGCAGAAGGTAATCGATGATTATGTCGTCGAACCCTTTGACCATACCTTCCTGAACAAAGACATCCCTTACTTTGACCAGGTTGTGCCGACGGCAGAAAATATTGCCATCTATATTCGGCAATTACTCCAGTCACCGATTCAAAAATTAGGAGCGAAACTGCATAAAGTTAAACTCATTGAAAGTCCCAATAACTCCTGTGAAGTCTATTGTACAGGTGACACATCATCGGTAGAACCGGACGCGATCGCATCTCCTGTTCTAACATTTGTTTAG
- a CDS encoding J domain-containing protein, with protein sequence MTNDNHYHTLDIHPQATVQEIKQAYRRLAKRFHPDSHTETANSEKIIEINVAYEVLTDPQRRHSYDQQLFYPQFSAKRRTRQQRNESAQKQYKRQRARSYNTDTHLEIWLQQVYKPVNRLIIPILKSLNTQINQLAADPFDDELMEDFQAYLENCRHDLNQAQITFRSQPNPAPVAGVAANLYYCLNQLGDGIDELERFTFNYDEHYLHTGQELFRIATSLRHDAQDAIKHLNY encoded by the coding sequence ATGACGAATGACAATCATTACCACACATTAGATATCCACCCGCAAGCAACAGTCCAAGAAATTAAGCAAGCCTACCGACGTTTAGCTAAACGCTTTCATCCCGATAGCCACACTGAAACCGCTAACTCGGAAAAAATTATCGAGATTAATGTGGCGTATGAAGTTCTCACCGATCCTCAGCGACGCCATTCTTACGATCAACAGCTTTTCTATCCCCAGTTTTCAGCCAAACGCCGCACTCGCCAACAACGCAACGAATCCGCGCAAAAACAGTATAAACGTCAACGGGCGCGATCGTACAATACTGACACTCACCTAGAAATCTGGTTGCAGCAAGTCTATAAACCAGTGAACCGATTGATTATTCCCATTCTCAAATCCCTAAACACTCAAATCAATCAACTCGCGGCTGATCCCTTTGATGACGAACTCATGGAAGACTTTCAAGCCTATCTAGAAAACTGTCGTCATGATCTCAATCAGGCTCAGATTACCTTTCGTTCCCAACCCAATCCCGCCCCTGTTGCTGGTGTGGCGGCGAACTTGTATTACTGTCTCAATCAGTTGGGAGATGGTATTGATGAGCTAGAACGGTTTACCTTCAATTACGACGAACATTACCTGCATACCGGTCAAGAACTCTTCAGAATCGCCACCAGCTTACGCCACGACGCTCAAGATGCCATTAAGCATCTAAATTATTAA
- a CDS encoding carbohydrate porin translates to FGIFGGVQPYAGNIDVPSGDFRRDNDSLPWHVEAFYKYQLTDNISFTPGVIWLMNPDQDSDNEDAVIGTLRTTFTF, encoded by the coding sequence GTTTTGGGATTTTTGGCGGTGTACAACCCTACGCCGGAAATATTGATGTTCCAAGCGGAGATTTCCGACGAGATAATGACAGTTTACCCTGGCACGTTGAAGCCTTCTACAAGTACCAACTCACGGATAATATCTCGTTTACTCCGGGTGTCATCTGGTTGATGAATCCCGACCAGGATAGTGATAATGAGGATGCGGTCATCGGTACACTCAGAACAACTTTCACGTTCTAA
- a CDS encoding RrF2 family transcriptional regulator produces MELSCKTEYTLLALLELTGHYNQGEPLQIRQIAAQQNIPDRYLEQLLATLRRGNLVRSQRGAKGGYILAREPWRITLLDIMNCLDGSTATTSGSQTNAITEASAIVQETWQEVRDRTNDILRDYTLQDLWEKLNNRQQLNIMYYI; encoded by the coding sequence GTGGAACTCTCCTGTAAGACGGAATACACCCTACTGGCTCTCCTAGAACTCACGGGTCATTACAATCAGGGAGAACCCTTACAAATCCGACAGATTGCCGCGCAACAAAATATTCCCGATCGCTATTTAGAGCAACTTCTGGCAACCTTGAGACGTGGCAATTTAGTCCGTAGCCAACGGGGGGCTAAAGGGGGTTACATTCTGGCGCGGGAACCCTGGAGAATTACTCTATTGGATATAATGAATTGCCTAGATGGTTCAACCGCCACAACGTCTGGTAGCCAAACCAATGCGATAACTGAAGCCAGTGCTATCGTCCAAGAAACATGGCAAGAAGTCCGCGATCGCACTAATGATATCTTGCGAGACTATACACTGCAAGATTTATGGGAGAAACTGAATAACAGGCAACAGTTGAACATTATGTATTACATCTAA